One region of Streptomyces rishiriensis genomic DNA includes:
- a CDS encoding glycosyltransferase family 4 protein, with protein sequence MHKTLIVTNDFPPRPGGIQAFLHNMALRLDPDRLVVYASTWKRSREGAEATAAFDAEQPFTVVRDSTTMLLPTPGATRRAVGLLREHGCASVWFGAAAPLGLMAPALRKAGAERLVATTHGHEAGWAQLPAARQLLGRIGEGTDTITYLGEYTRSRIATALSAGAAGRMVQLPPGVDEKTFHPGSGGGEVRARLGLTDRPVVVCVSRLVPRKGQDTLILAMPRILAAEPEAVLLIVGGGPYEKDLRRLAHERGVADAVRFTGSVPWSELPAHYGAGDVFAMPCRTRRGGLDVEGLGIVYLEASATGLPVVAGDSGGAPDAVLDGETGWVVRGGSPADTAERIVALLGDAELRRRMGERGRAWVEEKWRWDLLAEKLKTLL encoded by the coding sequence ATGCACAAGACCCTGATCGTGACGAACGACTTCCCGCCCCGTCCGGGCGGCATCCAGGCGTTCCTGCACAACATGGCGCTCCGGCTCGACCCCGACCGGCTCGTCGTCTACGCGTCCACCTGGAAGCGTTCCCGCGAGGGTGCCGAGGCGACGGCCGCCTTCGACGCCGAGCAGCCCTTCACCGTCGTACGGGACTCCACGACGATGCTGCTGCCCACCCCCGGGGCGACCCGCCGGGCCGTCGGGCTGCTGCGGGAGCACGGGTGCGCGTCGGTGTGGTTCGGGGCGGCCGCGCCGCTCGGGCTGATGGCGCCGGCGCTGCGGAAGGCGGGCGCCGAGCGGCTGGTGGCCACGACCCACGGGCACGAGGCCGGGTGGGCGCAGCTGCCCGCCGCCCGGCAGCTCCTCGGCCGGATCGGCGAGGGCACGGACACGATCACCTATCTCGGCGAGTACACCCGCTCGCGGATCGCGACCGCGCTGAGCGCCGGGGCGGCCGGACGGATGGTGCAGCTGCCGCCGGGCGTCGACGAGAAGACCTTCCACCCGGGATCGGGCGGCGGGGAGGTGCGGGCGCGGCTCGGGCTGACCGACCGGCCGGTGGTGGTGTGCGTCTCGCGGCTCGTGCCGCGCAAGGGGCAGGACACGCTGATCCTCGCCATGCCGCGGATCCTGGCCGCAGAGCCCGAGGCGGTGCTGCTGATCGTCGGGGGCGGGCCGTACGAGAAGGACCTGCGCAGGCTCGCGCATGAGCGCGGGGTGGCGGACGCGGTGCGCTTCACCGGGTCGGTGCCCTGGTCGGAGCTGCCCGCGCACTACGGCGCCGGGGACGTCTTCGCGATGCCCTGCCGGACCCGGCGGGGCGGACTCGACGTCGAAGGGCTCGGGATCGTCTACCTGGAGGCGTCGGCGACCGGACTGCCCGTCGTCGCCGGGGACTCGGGCGGGGCGCCCGACGCGGTGCTCGACGGGGAGACGGGGTGGGTCGTGCGGGGCGGTTCCCCGGCCGACACGGCCGAGCGCATCGTCGCCCTGCTCGGGGACGCGGAGCTGCGCCGCCGGATGGGGGAGCGGGGGCGCGCCTGGGTGGAGGAGAAGTGGCGGTGGGACCTGCTGGCGGAGAAGTTGAAGACGTTGCTCTAG
- a CDS encoding GMC oxidoreductase: MAALQTAAALGFTRVGLQSARAAEPAAVESAPAVVVGSGYGAAVAALRLGQAGIRTVVLEMGRLWNTAGPDGKIFCSTADPDQRSMWFRTRTEAPLASFLWLDVVNKDVGLYPGVLDRVHFDHMSVFVGRGVGGGSLVNGSMAVTPLPSWFAEQFPTVDATEMYATYFPRARAMLGVNTVDPAWFESTEWYRFSRVSRRHAANAGLRTTFVPSVYDFAYMQREAAGTATKSALGQEVIYGNNHGKKSLDKTYLASALGTGNVTIHTMEKVRGISRASDGTYLLTADRIDGTGKVVETRQYGCTYLFLGGGSLGTSELLVRARDTGTLPALDGSVGAGWGNNGNVMLGRANHLWDTVGANQSTMPVMGIDDWANTANPVFAEIAPLPMGLEHWVSLYLAITKNPQRAAFTYDAASGGVKLGWSAAQSAVSSGMAKKLFDRINAANSTLYRYDLFGSSNKVFADDFTYHPLGGCVLGKATDDYGRVKGYSKLYVTDGSLVPGNIGVNPFVTITALAERTMARVLVEDTAP, encoded by the coding sequence ATGGCCGCCCTCCAGACGGCGGCCGCGCTCGGCTTCACCCGCGTCGGCCTCCAGTCGGCCCGCGCGGCCGAGCCCGCGGCGGTCGAATCCGCCCCCGCCGTCGTCGTCGGCTCCGGCTACGGCGCCGCCGTCGCCGCCCTGCGCCTCGGGCAGGCCGGCATCCGCACCGTCGTCCTCGAGATGGGCCGGCTGTGGAACACGGCCGGCCCCGACGGCAAAATCTTCTGCAGCACCGCCGACCCCGATCAGCGGTCCATGTGGTTCCGCACCCGCACCGAGGCGCCGCTGGCCAGCTTCCTGTGGCTGGACGTCGTCAACAAGGACGTCGGCCTCTACCCGGGCGTCCTGGACCGCGTGCACTTCGACCACATGTCCGTCTTCGTGGGCCGCGGGGTCGGCGGCGGCTCCCTGGTCAACGGCTCCATGGCGGTCACCCCGCTCCCGTCCTGGTTCGCCGAGCAGTTCCCCACCGTCGACGCGACGGAGATGTACGCGACGTACTTCCCGCGCGCCCGCGCCATGCTCGGCGTCAACACCGTCGACCCCGCCTGGTTCGAGTCGACCGAGTGGTACCGGTTCTCCCGCGTCTCCCGCAGGCACGCGGCCAACGCCGGTCTGCGCACCACCTTCGTGCCCAGCGTCTACGACTTCGCCTACATGCAGCGCGAGGCGGCCGGCACGGCGACGAAGTCCGCCCTCGGACAGGAGGTCATCTACGGCAACAACCACGGCAAGAAGAGCCTCGACAAGACGTATCTGGCGTCGGCGCTGGGCACCGGGAACGTCACCATCCACACCATGGAGAAGGTGCGCGGGATCAGCCGGGCGAGCGACGGGACGTACCTCCTGACCGCCGACCGCATCGACGGCACGGGCAAGGTCGTCGAGACCAGGCAGTACGGCTGCACGTACCTCTTCCTCGGCGGCGGCAGCCTCGGGACCAGCGAACTCCTCGTCCGGGCCAGGGACACGGGCACACTGCCCGCGCTGGACGGATCCGTCGGGGCGGGCTGGGGGAACAACGGCAACGTGATGCTCGGGCGGGCCAACCACCTGTGGGACACCGTCGGGGCCAACCAGTCGACCATGCCGGTCATGGGCATCGACGACTGGGCGAACACCGCCAACCCCGTCTTCGCTGAGATCGCGCCGCTGCCGATGGGACTCGAGCACTGGGTCAGCCTCTATCTGGCGATCACCAAGAACCCGCAGCGGGCGGCGTTCACGTACGACGCCGCCTCGGGCGGGGTGAAGCTCGGCTGGAGCGCCGCGCAGAGCGCCGTCTCCTCGGGCATGGCCAAGAAACTGTTCGACCGGATCAACGCGGCGAACTCCACCCTCTACCGCTACGACCTCTTCGGCTCGTCCAACAAGGTCTTCGCCGACGACTTCACGTACCACCCGCTCGGTGGCTGCGTGCTGGGGAAGGCGACCGACGACTACGGCCGGGTGAAGGGCTATTCGAAGCTGTACGTCACCGACGGCTCACTGGTGCCCGGCAACATCGGGGTGAACCCGTTCGTCACCATCACCGCGCTCGCCGAACGCACGATGGCGCGGGTCCTCGTGGAGGACACCGCGCCATGA
- a CDS encoding C40 family peptidase, translated as MASHRRPKQPSRARVTVLTTAAAAAVVLSSQAANAAPAEKLTKDEVKTKVDKLYEEAEQATEKYNGAQEKQEKLQKEISTIQDNVARGQAELNELRDSMGLAAAAQYRTGSIDSSVQLLLSSDPDDFLDKASTADQLSAQQVEALKKIQEKQRELAQERSEASTKLKDLASTRTELGKKKKEVQGKLAEARKLLNTLTAKEQASLAAADARASRDAGDRVDLGDAPAGSGRAMAAFQAAQSQLGKPYVYGATGTASYDCSGLTSWAYAQAGVAIPRTSQAQANAGTRIYSQSALKVGDLVIFYGDQHHVGFYAGNGQVLHAPRSGTVVRYESINNMPFQFGVRI; from the coding sequence GTGGCGTCCCACCGTCGACCGAAGCAGCCGAGTCGCGCACGTGTGACCGTGCTGACCACCGCAGCCGCCGCTGCCGTCGTTCTGAGCTCTCAGGCAGCCAACGCGGCGCCCGCCGAGAAGCTCACCAAGGACGAGGTCAAGACCAAGGTCGACAAGCTCTACGAAGAGGCGGAGCAGGCCACCGAGAAGTACAACGGGGCCCAGGAGAAGCAGGAGAAGCTCCAGAAGGAGATCTCCACCATCCAGGACAACGTCGCCCGGGGGCAGGCGGAGCTCAATGAGCTGCGTGACTCCATGGGTCTGGCGGCGGCCGCCCAGTACCGCACCGGGTCCATCGACTCCTCCGTGCAGCTGCTCCTCTCCTCGGACCCCGACGACTTCCTGGACAAGGCGTCCACCGCCGACCAGCTCAGCGCCCAGCAGGTCGAGGCGCTGAAGAAGATCCAGGAGAAGCAGCGCGAGCTCGCCCAGGAGCGCAGCGAGGCCTCCACGAAGCTCAAGGACCTCGCCTCCACCCGCACCGAACTGGGCAAGAAGAAGAAGGAAGTCCAGGGCAAGCTCGCCGAGGCGCGCAAGCTCCTCAACACGCTGACGGCCAAGGAGCAGGCGTCCCTCGCCGCCGCCGACGCCCGCGCCAGCCGCGACGCCGGCGACCGCGTGGACCTCGGCGACGCCCCGGCGGGTTCCGGCCGGGCCATGGCCGCCTTCCAGGCCGCCCAGAGCCAGCTCGGCAAGCCCTATGTCTACGGCGCCACCGGCACCGCCTCGTACGACTGCTCGGGTCTGACCTCCTGGGCCTACGCCCAGGCCGGCGTCGCCATCCCGCGCACCTCGCAGGCCCAGGCGAACGCCGGAACGCGCATCTACTCCCAGAGCGCCCTCAAGGTCGGCGACCTGGTCATCTTCTACGGCGACCAGCACCACGTCGGCTTCTACGCGGGCAACGGCCAGGTGCTGCACGCCCCGCGCTCCGGCACGGTCGTGCGCTACGAGTCGATCAACAACATGCCGTTCCAGTTCGGCGTCCGGATCTGA
- a CDS encoding glycosyltransferase family 87 protein: protein METTAAGRPPTCLLTTWGVTRLALLLFVFRVFLFPGPDVTSDVFVTYRGWYDVLSTGTFPAADVTWQYPPAAALAILSPGLLPFLDYASAFFVLAFLADLAVLMLLLNTGLRPGRSLRGAWMWVAGVPLLGPTVYSRYDVMVTAVAVAALVAGVRRPRVMGALTGLAVLLKVWPALLLAGAVRKRAWGAAAVTVGALAALFALAMPGAFAFLTFQRDRGTEVESLGALALHVARQFGWQGRVLLHYGSLEFLGPYVGVVSDVALGLTAVAFGWLLLWRLTAKRFAPQTLAEAAFTAVLLFTVTSRVISPQYLVWLIGLAAVCLCFRAGRMGLPAVLVLAASFVTVLEFPVFFADVVASSPLGLALLFLRNGLLVAAALTAAVRLWRSTAPRAATGASAAGRAARGSEPAVSP from the coding sequence ATGGAGACGACGGCCGCGGGACGGCCCCCGACCTGCCTGCTGACCACCTGGGGCGTGACCCGGCTCGCGCTGCTGCTCTTCGTCTTCAGGGTGTTCCTCTTCCCCGGCCCGGACGTCACCAGCGACGTCTTCGTCACCTACCGGGGCTGGTACGACGTGCTGAGCACCGGTACGTTCCCGGCCGCCGACGTCACCTGGCAGTACCCGCCCGCCGCCGCCCTCGCGATCCTCTCCCCCGGTCTGCTGCCCTTCCTCGACTACGCGTCGGCCTTCTTCGTCCTGGCCTTCCTCGCCGACCTGGCGGTCCTCATGCTGCTGCTGAACACGGGGCTGCGCCCCGGCCGGTCGCTGCGCGGCGCCTGGATGTGGGTGGCGGGCGTGCCGCTGCTCGGACCCACCGTCTACTCCCGCTACGACGTGATGGTGACGGCGGTCGCGGTCGCCGCGCTGGTCGCGGGCGTCCGCAGGCCCCGGGTGATGGGCGCGCTGACGGGTCTCGCGGTACTGCTGAAGGTGTGGCCCGCGCTGCTGCTGGCGGGGGCCGTGCGCAAACGGGCCTGGGGCGCCGCGGCGGTGACCGTCGGCGCGCTGGCGGCGCTGTTCGCCCTGGCCATGCCCGGCGCCTTCGCCTTCCTCACCTTCCAGCGCGACCGGGGCACCGAGGTGGAGTCGCTGGGCGCCCTCGCCCTCCATGTGGCCCGGCAGTTCGGCTGGCAGGGCCGGGTGCTGCTCCACTACGGCTCACTGGAGTTCCTCGGCCCGTACGTCGGGGTGGTGAGCGACGTGGCCCTGGGGCTGACGGCGGTCGCGTTCGGCTGGCTGCTGCTGTGGCGGCTGACGGCGAAACGCTTCGCGCCGCAGACGCTCGCGGAGGCGGCGTTCACGGCGGTCCTGCTGTTCACCGTCACCAGCCGGGTGATCAGCCCGCAGTACCTGGTGTGGCTGATCGGGCTCGCGGCGGTCTGCCTGTGCTTCCGCGCCGGCCGGATGGGCCTGCCCGCCGTCCTGGTCCTGGCCGCGTCCTTCGTGACGGTGCTGGAGTTCCCCGTCTTCTTCGCGGACGTCGTCGCCAGCAGTCCGCTCGGCCTCGCCCTGCTGTTCCTGCGCAACGGCCTGCTGGTGGCCGCCGCGCTCACCGCGGCCGTACGGCTGTGGCGCTCGACGGCGCCGAGGGCCGCCACCGGCGCTTCCGCCGCCGGTCGGGCCGCCCGCGGCAGCGAGCCCGCGGTCTCTCCCTGA
- a CDS encoding C40 family peptidase has protein sequence MGSHRRLAQSGFDRGACSALSVLSVAAAAIGAVSAVPATAAPHDDTRAEVDRLYEEAEKATEAYNTADERADTLRGQVGTAQDHIARQQERINGLREQLGSLAGAQYRSGGLDPSLALLFSDDPEDYLAKASVLDRITAHQAGELRELQGAMRELAQERAEAAGKLAELEKSREAVVRHKRTVEQKLAEARQLLNALPGAERAAFDRASRSGRDAMPGLPGDVPASGRAGAAVAAVRSALGKPYVWGANGPTGFDCSGLVQWSYAQAGISLPRTSQAQAHAGRRVPLSQARPGDIVTYRSDASHVGMYVGNGQVIHAPYPGAPVRYDPVGMMPVSSVTRP, from the coding sequence GTGGGGTCCCATCGCCGCCTTGCACAGTCCGGGTTCGACCGGGGCGCCTGCAGCGCCCTGAGCGTGCTGTCCGTCGCGGCCGCCGCAATCGGCGCCGTGTCCGCCGTACCGGCCACGGCCGCTCCGCACGACGACACCCGCGCCGAGGTGGACCGTCTCTACGAGGAGGCCGAGAAGGCCACCGAGGCGTACAACACGGCCGACGAACGCGCCGACACCCTGCGGGGACAGGTCGGTACCGCCCAGGACCACATCGCCCGGCAGCAGGAGCGCATCAACGGCCTGCGCGAGCAGCTCGGTTCGCTGGCCGGGGCCCAGTACCGATCCGGTGGCCTCGACCCCTCCCTGGCGCTGCTGTTCTCCGACGACCCGGAGGACTACCTCGCCAAGGCGTCGGTCCTCGACCGGATCACCGCCCACCAGGCGGGCGAGCTGAGGGAACTCCAGGGCGCCATGCGGGAACTCGCCCAGGAGCGCGCCGAGGCCGCGGGCAAGCTCGCCGAGCTGGAGAAGAGCCGCGAGGCCGTGGTGCGGCACAAGCGGACCGTGGAGCAGAAGCTCGCCGAGGCGCGGCAGCTGCTCAACGCCCTGCCGGGCGCCGAACGCGCCGCCTTCGACCGGGCCTCGCGCTCCGGCCGCGACGCCATGCCCGGTCTCCCGGGCGACGTCCCGGCCTCCGGCCGCGCGGGCGCCGCCGTGGCCGCCGTCCGCTCCGCGCTCGGCAAGCCGTACGTGTGGGGCGCCAACGGGCCGACCGGCTTCGACTGTTCGGGCCTCGTGCAGTGGTCGTACGCGCAGGCCGGGATCTCGCTGCCGCGCACCTCGCAGGCCCAGGCGCACGCGGGCCGGCGGGTGCCGCTCTCCCAGGCCCGGCCCGGCGACATCGTCACGTACCGCTCCGACGCCAGTCATGTCGGCATGTACGTCGGCAACGGGCAGGTCATCCACGCCCCCTATCCGGGCGCGCCGGTGCGGTACGACCCGGTCGGGATGATGCCGGTCTCGTCCGTCACCCGGCCCTGA
- a CDS encoding NYN domain-containing protein, whose translation MVESAGGGPGDGAAEMLDRPLPDGVRRRVVQIVSDGFGGLTVGELPVQLRQYARFAPNRRAKFAGNAMAAALETDPLFRQRIAEKFREAQPELAGALDSGSSTPAADPHEVAAAAYVLRPVGWVKLVTAAGEEAQRADAERAGEESRAELERLREELDRAREQTRTGTEGLRAELDAAKKEAESLHRKLRSALSDVKRGEAALRKVRGELETVRTEGQARVSAAESESRRLKARLGEVEAALEASRRAAREGRSVEDVRLRLLLDTVLDAAQGLRRELALPPVSVRPAETVDAVEPGRMTPKDIATRALSENDPAILDQLLALPQAHLVVDGYNVTKTGYPQMPLEKQRLRLLGQLSQLAAQTGAEVTCVFDGAELVAPVLLAPPRGVRVLFSKPGVTADELIRQLVRAEPPGRPVIVASTDREVADGIAKAGARPVASAVLLKRLS comes from the coding sequence ATGGTGGAGAGCGCAGGCGGGGGGCCGGGCGACGGCGCCGCCGAGATGCTCGACCGTCCGCTGCCGGACGGTGTGCGGCGCAGGGTCGTGCAGATCGTCTCCGACGGCTTCGGCGGGCTGACCGTCGGTGAACTGCCCGTCCAGTTGCGGCAGTACGCCCGCTTCGCGCCGAACCGGCGGGCGAAGTTCGCGGGCAACGCGATGGCGGCCGCGCTGGAGACCGATCCGCTCTTCCGGCAGCGCATCGCCGAGAAGTTCAGAGAGGCCCAGCCGGAACTCGCCGGCGCCCTCGACTCCGGCTCGTCGACCCCGGCCGCGGACCCGCACGAAGTGGCGGCCGCGGCCTATGTGCTGCGGCCCGTCGGCTGGGTGAAGCTGGTCACCGCGGCCGGCGAGGAGGCCCAGCGGGCGGACGCCGAGCGCGCCGGCGAGGAGAGCCGGGCCGAGCTGGAGCGGTTGCGCGAGGAGCTGGACCGGGCCCGTGAGCAGACCCGGACCGGTACCGAGGGGCTGCGTGCCGAACTGGACGCGGCGAAGAAGGAAGCGGAGTCGCTCCATCGCAAGCTGCGCTCGGCCCTCAGTGACGTCAAGCGGGGCGAGGCCGCGTTGCGCAAGGTGCGCGGCGAGCTGGAGACCGTGCGCACCGAGGGGCAGGCCCGGGTGTCCGCCGCGGAGAGCGAGTCCCGGCGGCTGAAGGCACGGCTCGGCGAGGTGGAGGCGGCCCTGGAGGCCAGCCGGCGGGCGGCCCGCGAGGGCCGCAGTGTCGAGGACGTGCGGCTGAGGCTGCTGCTGGACACGGTGCTCGACGCGGCCCAAGGGCTGCGGCGGGAACTGGCGTTGCCGCCGGTGTCGGTGCGTCCGGCGGAGACCGTCGACGCGGTCGAACCGGGACGAATGACCCCGAAGGACATCGCCACCCGCGCTCTGTCGGAGAACGATCCGGCCATTCTCGACCAGTTGCTCGCGCTGCCCCAGGCCCATCTCGTCGTCGACGGCTACAACGTCACCAAGACCGGGTATCCCCAGATGCCGTTGGAGAAGCAGCGGCTCCGGCTCCTCGGACAGCTCTCGCAGCTCGCCGCGCAGACGGGCGCCGAGGTCACCTGCGTCTTCGACGGGGCCGAACTGGTCGCTCCGGTGCTGCTCGCGCCGCCGCGCGGGGTGCGGGTGCTGTTCTCCAAGCCGGGTGTCACGGCCGACGAGCTGATCCGTCAGCTGGTGCGGGCCGAGCCGCCGGGCCGGCCGGTCATCGTCGCCTCGACCGACCGCGAGGTGGCCGACGGGATCGCCAAGGCGGGTGCCCGACCGGTGGCTTCCGCGGTGCTTCTGAAGCGACTGTCCTGA